The segment CATCGAACGCAGAGGGCGAAGTAGTTTCGGACGGGCTGGCCGTCCTGGCGCTTGACGGCCGAAGTGCGCGCGAGCATCGTTAGGACTTCCAATCGTCAAGGGATTGACGGAGGAAGTCGGCATGGACGATGAAGAATTCCGAGAAGGGCTCAACTCGCTCGACAGACTCGCGTTGACCGAATACCACGACGGACTGGCCGTTGTCTCGCAGGATCCCGACCCCCGTCACGCCGCGGTGCGTCTTGGTCGGCTCGTTGGCGTAGAGCTCAAGGAGCCTTTCGCTAAGAGCCGACCGCTGGCGTCCCCATCTGAACGAACGGCTGCGTACAGAGGCTGGGACCTTGTTGCGAGCAGGGAGGACTTCGACCGCGCAGACCGCGTCGCCACTTGGCAGTACCAGGCGCTCGGTGCGATCAAGGCCGAACTGGCGGCTGACGACCCACGTGTCCGCGATTGGACTACCTACGACTTCGCCTTCTGGGCGCAGAACGAGGAGGGCTTCTTCGGCTTCTTTGCTCGAGCGGTCCGCCGCTACATTTGCGGAGATCCTGTTGTTCGAGCCAAGGTCGAGGAGGCTACGACCACCTCGAGGAAGAGCGGTATCGCTGTGGCAGACCTGAGTCCCGAGGTCGTTGTTGCCAGCGGCGGTGCAGCTCTGGGCACTTACCTGGTAGCGACTGTGCCGTTTCTCGGCTTCATGGGGGTCCCCGTGATCGTTGCGCTGGTTCTGATCCTCTATCGCCTTGGAGTAGAGGGTTTCTGCGACTGGTCCAACAGCCTCCGGACCGACGAGGACGAAAAGCACTGAAGCCGATTGAATGGCTGCTCAAGGTGCGGCGGCAGCGGCTTGGCACAGAACAGAGCTGCTACGCGCGCGTGTTCAATGTGGGTGGCCCCCAGGGCGCCGCCGAGCAGGTTGCGGGCCGCTGGGAGTTGTCCGCTCGCGGCGAAAAGACGCAGGTCGTCGTCGACCGAATTGCGGTGAGCGGAAGGTTTGTCACGCTGCGTCGACGGTGGCGACGCCGTGCGGCGTCACGACGACATTGCGTTCGTTGCGGGCGAGCCTGATGAGCACGACAAGTGCTGAGATGGCGACGGCAACGGTGAGAAGCAGTGTGAGTACCTGGACGAGGTCTCTGCCGTAATTGCCTTCGAGGAAGGTGGAGAAGTCCCAGAGCCCATGGGCGATCATGGCCGGGATGATGTATCCGTAGTTGCGTCGCCACAGATACAGAACCGCTCCGGACAGGCCAGCGAGCACGATCTGACTCAGCCCCGCTGCTCCCGTGCCCATGAACACGTTCGGAAGATGGAACAGGCCGAAGGCGATCGCCGTCCACAGCGCCGCGGTTCCCTCGGGGCGGCCATGGGTGCGCATGCAGCGTAGAAAGATCCCCCGGAAGAGGATCTCCTCAGCGAAGCCCACCAGAACGGACGTGCAGGCGATGGCGAGCAGGAGATCGCCCGGGACGTCGCCCCATTCGAGTCCGGCGAGCCGGATCACAACGGCGGCGACGAACATGATCAAGATCGCGCGCATCAGCGTCGACATTGCAAGACGCCCCGGGTCGCGCCACATGATGTCCCAGCGCGACCACACCACGAAAGCGGCCAGCAGGACCGAGCAGACAGCAAGCGAGAGAACAGCGGTGCGGTAAGCGTTGTCAGCAGTGTCGAAAAAGTCCTGGTACTCGATCCCGCTGGACAACTGGATGCCGAAGCAGATCGCCATGTAGACGATGACGATCCCGACCCCAAGGCCGATGGACGGCTGGACGCGGTAGCGCGTGGGCGCGTTCCGCTCTGTGGATTCGGCGCTCACGGCAATCTCGCTTTCGCTGGGTGACATGCAGGATCGCAGCAAATCGCCAGCCATCGATAGCCCATCCGCTCAGCGGCAGATCCGGTCGTTCGCCCACGGCGCCGACAGGCGGCGGTTCCGGCTACATCTACCGTGAGCTCAGCGGTCATCCGGCTGCCGGCCACCTATCTGCGGATATAAGCGCCTGCCGCACGTACCGATCCCACGTCGGCTCGTCGATGAGCATCTCGAAGTCGGGCCGGGGCTGGTGCAGGCTGGACCTTTTCAGGAGCCTCGCAACGACGCGATCGGCGGTCGCGTCGTCCGTCGGCAGGGACCATTGCCTCACCCGCTTGTGCGTGATCCCGGCCCAGCGGTACGCCGCCTTGATCCCGACGTCCACAGCCAGGCCGTCACCCTTGGCGTCGACCCTGTTGCCGATCCGGGCCCGGAGCTCGCCGGCCGTCAGATCCTCGCCGGGTGGGCCGTCGACCACTACGGTCAGGCGCCGCCGCAGGAAGCGGCTGAACAGGGCCTCCGACGCCGTGCCAGGACTGGTGCCGCCGACGGCGATCGCCGCGTCACACAGGCACGCCTCGACGAAGTTGCGCCGGTCCCGCCATC is part of the Nocardioides cavernae genome and harbors:
- a CDS encoding CPBP family intramembrane glutamic endopeptidase, producing MSAESTERNAPTRYRVQPSIGLGVGIVIVYMAICFGIQLSSGIEYQDFFDTADNAYRTAVLSLAVCSVLLAAFVVWSRWDIMWRDPGRLAMSTLMRAILIMFVAAVVIRLAGLEWGDVPGDLLLAIACTSVLVGFAEEILFRGIFLRCMRTHGRPEGTAALWTAIAFGLFHLPNVFMGTGAAGLSQIVLAGLSGAVLYLWRRNYGYIIPAMIAHGLWDFSTFLEGNYGRDLVQVLTLLLTVAVAISALVVLIRLARNERNVVVTPHGVATVDAA